From Pseudobythopirellula maris, one genomic window encodes:
- a CDS encoding retropepsin-like aspartic protease: protein MTRFNTLATAAPRLARWLATACCLAAAATLCAPAAAEVAIGGFIPLVGLGLTDEYQTFDEDASFFIADPAYSAGGSPLGVGGAHYELALLDTGAATHILTREAYDRFGIASEGLSGTNFQPVGGATGIVNLRINDPMGVYTTGLANRTAAGGDLGLNSATFRGQTSTAVLSAPNVDQWKLPNIIGLPMAAHHALVIRNDLPQVFEQDGRTVRTPQVELRDLGSGGAGAGPGGTDILRRAQLSLNPGTGFIQGPFYLQNLDIGIDLEFNFHDNPQSPTVVENGALFIDVDMTNGADEIRDSGFLFDTGADMTVISTQTAVRLGIDPILDKADFVLEVEGSGGVQGGIPGYYIDELNLDTAGGTFRLQNVPIAVLDVTNPNDPGNVINGILGMHLFNGRNIAIDANASVGQGGAPPALYISDPVTHEARWGNQGPDGAWDAGGEWVAGAAPGLLADAQVVAEGGDRTARVAADALVYRATIAGEAGAKMTVEVAADATLTTYGETRIDAGGAVHLEGGVLDAQYVNLNEGAVLRGEGTVAVGVGPIEGALRNLAGRLEVGGDGPGDLHVIGDLSTLDEAVTAFDLTAAGHDRLSVDRFAFLAGELEVSLDEGVAPQIGMGFELIAAGDGVFGEFDSLDLPVGYLWRVDYESNAVVLTATAVGLQGDYNGNGVVDAADFTVWRDSLGSTTNLAADGDLSGGVGPEDWQVWADNFGNSLPATAAGVPEPGAIAAILLGITSVSGVIRRRRQAV from the coding sequence ATGACGCGTTTCAACACGCTTGCTACGGCCGCCCCGCGGCTCGCACGATGGCTCGCCACCGCCTGCTGCCTGGCCGCAGCGGCCACGCTCTGCGCGCCGGCCGCGGCCGAGGTGGCGATCGGCGGGTTCATCCCGCTCGTGGGACTCGGGCTCACCGACGAGTACCAAACGTTCGACGAGGACGCCAGCTTCTTCATCGCCGACCCCGCCTACTCGGCCGGGGGATCGCCGCTCGGCGTGGGGGGCGCCCACTACGAGCTCGCCTTGCTCGACACGGGCGCCGCCACCCACATCCTCACCCGTGAGGCGTACGACCGGTTCGGCATCGCCAGCGAGGGGCTCAGCGGCACGAACTTCCAGCCGGTCGGCGGCGCCACGGGCATCGTGAACCTGCGGATCAACGACCCGATGGGCGTTTACACCACGGGCCTGGCCAACCGCACGGCGGCGGGCGGCGATTTGGGGCTCAACAGCGCGACGTTCCGTGGTCAGACGAGCACCGCGGTGCTGTCGGCGCCCAACGTGGATCAATGGAAGCTGCCCAACATCATCGGCCTGCCGATGGCGGCCCACCACGCGTTGGTCATCCGCAACGACCTGCCGCAGGTCTTCGAGCAGGACGGCCGCACGGTCCGCACCCCGCAGGTCGAGCTCCGCGACCTCGGCTCGGGGGGCGCCGGCGCCGGGCCGGGGGGGACCGACATCCTGCGCCGCGCCCAGCTGAGCCTGAACCCGGGAACGGGCTTCATCCAGGGGCCGTTCTACCTGCAGAACCTCGACATCGGCATCGACCTGGAATTCAACTTCCACGACAACCCGCAGTCGCCCACCGTCGTGGAGAACGGCGCGTTGTTTATTGACGTCGACATGACCAACGGCGCCGACGAGATCCGCGACAGCGGCTTCCTGTTCGACACGGGCGCCGACATGACGGTCATCTCGACCCAAACCGCGGTGCGGCTCGGGATCGACCCGATCCTCGACAAGGCCGACTTCGTGCTGGAGGTCGAGGGGTCGGGCGGCGTGCAGGGGGGCATCCCCGGCTACTACATCGACGAGCTCAACCTCGACACGGCGGGCGGCACGTTCCGCCTGCAGAACGTGCCGATCGCCGTGCTCGACGTGACCAACCCGAACGACCCGGGCAACGTGATCAACGGCATCCTCGGCATGCACCTGTTCAACGGCCGCAACATCGCGATCGACGCCAACGCGTCGGTGGGGCAGGGCGGGGCGCCGCCGGCGCTCTACATCAGCGACCCGGTCACCCACGAGGCCCGCTGGGGCAACCAAGGGCCCGACGGCGCCTGGGACGCCGGCGGCGAGTGGGTCGCCGGCGCGGCGCCCGGCCTGTTGGCCGACGCCCAGGTGGTCGCCGAAGGGGGCGACCGCACGGCGCGTGTCGCGGCCGACGCGTTGGTCTACCGGGCCACGATCGCCGGCGAAGCGGGCGCCAAGATGACGGTCGAGGTCGCCGCCGACGCGACCCTCACCACCTACGGCGAGACGCGCATCGACGCCGGCGGGGCGGTCCATCTTGAGGGGGGCGTGCTCGACGCCCAGTACGTGAACCTCAACGAGGGGGCCGTGCTCCGCGGCGAGGGAACCGTTGCGGTCGGCGTCGGCCCGATCGAGGGCGCGCTGCGCAATCTCGCCGGACGCCTCGAAGTCGGCGGCGACGGGCCCGGCGACCTCCATGTCATCGGCGACCTCTCCACTCTCGACGAGGCCGTCACGGCGTTCGACCTCACCGCCGCCGGCCACGACCGCCTGAGCGTCGATCGCTTCGCGTTCCTCGCCGGCGAGTTGGAGGTGTCGCTCGACGAGGGCGTCGCCCCGCAGATCGGGATGGGTTTCGAGCTCATCGCCGCCGGCGACGGCGTCTTCGGCGAGTTCGATTCGCTCGACCTGCCGGTGGGCTACCTCTGGCGCGTCGACTACGAGTCGAACGCCGTGGTCCTCACGGCCACGGCCGTCGGCCTGCAGGGCGATTACAACGGCAACGGCGTGGTGGACGCGGCCGACTTCACCGTGTGGCGCGACTCGCTCGGCTCGACCACCAACCTCGCCGCCGACGGCGACCTCAGCGGCGGCGTGGGCCCGGAAGACTGGCAAGTGTGGGCCGACAACTTCGGCAACTCGCTGCCGGCGACGGCGGCGGGCGTGCCGGAGCCGGGGGCGATCGCAGCAATCCTGCTCGGAATCACGTCCGTTTCTGGCGTGATTCGACGCCGACGACAAGCGGTATGA
- a CDS encoding ion transporter, whose translation MSDAEPPVEPQADPPTDPLADPHMGAPQGTPGLTEPDLFRRETPGLRAGPAPWQRKWYDVIFESDTPSGKWFDLVLLVVIMLSILAVMLESVESISAEWGPQLATVEWVITLLFSLEFLARLACVRKPTRYTFSFFGIVDIVSLAPSYLALFFTGAHTLATIRTLRLLRVFRVLKLARHLTEARSLLFALRHTWPRITVFLTVIVCSIVILGTLMYLIEAGQGSGFTDIPTSVYWAIVTMTTVGYGDIAPVTPVGKCVAAMVMLLGYAIIIVPTGLFAAEVLQVQEGEKKRIATSAADADADARVCPACNAAGHAPDAAFCNRCGAGLS comes from the coding sequence ATGAGCGACGCCGAACCGCCCGTCGAGCCCCAGGCCGATCCCCCCACCGATCCGTTAGCCGATCCCCACATGGGCGCCCCCCAAGGGACCCCGGGGCTCACCGAGCCCGACCTCTTCCGCCGCGAAACACCCGGCCTGCGAGCCGGACCGGCCCCGTGGCAGCGCAAGTGGTACGACGTGATCTTCGAGTCCGACACCCCGTCGGGCAAGTGGTTCGACCTCGTGCTGCTGGTCGTCATCATGCTGAGCATCTTGGCCGTGATGCTCGAAAGCGTTGAGTCAATCTCGGCCGAGTGGGGCCCCCAGCTGGCGACTGTCGAGTGGGTGATCACGCTGCTCTTCAGCCTGGAGTTCTTGGCCCGGTTGGCGTGCGTCAGAAAGCCGACTCGCTACACGTTCAGCTTCTTCGGCATCGTCGACATCGTGTCGCTGGCGCCGAGCTATCTGGCGCTGTTCTTCACCGGCGCCCACACCCTGGCCACGATCCGCACGCTGCGGCTGCTGCGGGTGTTCCGCGTGCTCAAGCTCGCCCGGCACCTCACCGAGGCACGCTCGCTGCTCTTTGCGCTGCGCCACACCTGGCCGCGGATCACGGTGTTCCTGACGGTGATCGTCTGCTCGATCGTGATCTTGGGCACGCTGATGTACCTGATCGAGGCGGGGCAAGGGAGCGGTTTCACCGACATCCCGACGAGCGTCTACTGGGCGATCGTCACGATGACCACCGTGGGCTACGGCGACATTGCGCCCGTCACGCCAGTCGGCAAGTGCGTCGCCGCGATGGTGATGCTGCTGGGCTACGCGATCATCATCGTGCCCACCGGCCTGTTCGCCGCCGAGGTGCTGCAGGTGCAAGAGGGCGAGAAGAAAAGAATCGCGACCTCCGCCGCCGACGCCGACGCCGACGCCCGGGTCTGCCCGGCCTGCAACGCCGCCGGCCACGCGCCCGACGCCGCGTTCTGCAACCGCTGCGGGGCGGGGCTGAGCTGA
- the accD gene encoding acetyl-CoA carboxylase, carboxyltransferase subunit beta — MSIGDANPAASASSDEPKRPTPRAPREKRGVPSGLWLRCDDCGETVFRKEVERQMSVCPVCGRHMYLSAADRVRTVLDEGTFEEWDSTLRPTDPLGFADKKPYAERIVAEQKRTGLSDAALTGSGMIRARRVAFGVTDSAFIMGSMGSVVGERLTRLVERATEQNLPLIIISASGGGARMHEGILSLLQMAKVSAALARYDQAGGLFISVLTNPTMGGVAASFASLGDLVFAEPKALIGFAGPRTIKATLRTELPEGFQTSEFLLEHGYIDRIVRRVDLKSEIARAIDYCGK, encoded by the coding sequence ATGTCGATCGGAGACGCCAACCCCGCCGCCAGCGCCTCGTCGGACGAGCCCAAGCGGCCCACGCCCCGAGCCCCGCGTGAGAAACGCGGCGTGCCGAGCGGCCTGTGGCTGCGCTGCGACGATTGCGGCGAGACCGTCTTCCGCAAGGAAGTCGAGCGGCAGATGAGCGTCTGCCCGGTCTGCGGGCGCCACATGTACCTCAGCGCCGCCGACCGCGTGCGCACGGTGCTCGACGAGGGGACCTTCGAGGAGTGGGACTCCACGCTCAGGCCGACCGACCCGCTGGGCTTCGCCGACAAGAAGCCGTACGCCGAGCGGATCGTCGCCGAGCAGAAACGGACCGGCCTGAGCGACGCCGCCCTGACGGGCTCCGGCATGATCCGCGCCCGCCGCGTGGCGTTCGGCGTGACGGACTCGGCCTTCATCATGGGCAGCATGGGCTCGGTCGTCGGCGAGCGGCTCACGCGGCTCGTTGAGCGCGCCACCGAGCAGAACCTGCCGCTGATCATCATCAGCGCGTCGGGCGGCGGCGCCCGCATGCACGAGGGCATCCTGTCGCTGTTGCAGATGGCCAAGGTCTCGGCCGCGCTGGCCCGTTACGACCAAGCGGGCGGGCTGTTCATCTCGGTGCTCACGAACCCGACGATGGGCGGCGTGGCCGCCAGCTTCGCCTCGCTGGGCGACCTGGTGTTCGCCGAGCCCAAAGCGCTGATCGGATTCGCCGGCCCGCGGACGATCAAGGCCACGCTCCGCACCGAGCTGCCCGAGGGATTCCAGACCAGCGAGTTCCTGCTGGAGCACGGCTACATCGACCGCATCGTCCGCCGCGTGGACCTCAAGAGCGAGATCGCCCGGGCGATCGACTACTGCGGCAAGTAG
- a CDS encoding DNA-3-methyladenine glycosylase family protein, whose product MPRPTLMRIAVPKDFDFVRAVCSYGYFLLAPNLWRPETLSLLRVFDPAEGGLEGERLSTEIDQPGGRGAPVRVRCDRPLAAAERAFVRRALARMLRVEDDLARWRRLNPAAKRRGFGRLFRSPTLFEDMVKTITSCNVGWTSTIRMNELLVELVGEGAFPTAERLARWTPARLQKRCRVGYRAKRIIGLARRFDRGEVDPVWFESPQRSTDELREAILALDGFGPYAAANVLQTLGHYDHLPIDTETYRHYCHMTGRSRPANDKELDPLIEARYARFGPYPFLAYWFELWRDYERRHGDAWTWEPRTTGRSFTASKLK is encoded by the coding sequence ATGCCCCGTCCGACACTCATGCGGATCGCCGTTCCGAAGGACTTTGATTTCGTCCGGGCCGTCTGCTCCTACGGCTACTTCCTGTTGGCGCCGAACCTCTGGCGGCCCGAAACGCTGTCGTTGCTCCGGGTGTTCGACCCGGCCGAGGGGGGGCTTGAGGGCGAGCGGCTGAGCACAGAGATCGACCAGCCTGGCGGCCGGGGCGCCCCCGTGCGGGTCCGCTGCGACCGGCCCTTGGCGGCCGCCGAGCGGGCCTTCGTGCGGCGGGCGCTCGCTCGGATGCTGCGCGTCGAAGACGATCTTGCCCGTTGGCGACGGCTGAACCCGGCCGCCAAGCGGCGCGGCTTCGGCAGGCTGTTCCGCTCGCCAACGCTGTTCGAGGACATGGTCAAGACGATCACCAGTTGCAACGTCGGCTGGACGAGCACCATCCGCATGAACGAGCTGCTCGTCGAGCTCGTGGGCGAGGGGGCGTTCCCCACGGCCGAGCGGCTGGCGCGCTGGACCCCGGCCCGGCTGCAGAAGCGTTGCCGGGTGGGCTATCGGGCCAAGCGGATCATCGGCCTGGCGCGGCGATTCGACCGCGGCGAGGTCGACCCCGTCTGGTTCGAATCGCCCCAGCGTTCGACCGACGAGCTGCGCGAAGCGATCCTCGCCCTCGACGGCTTCGGGCCGTACGCCGCGGCCAACGTGCTGCAGACGCTCGGCCACTACGACCACCTGCCGATCGACACCGAGACCTACCGCCACTACTGCCACATGACGGGTCGCAGCAGGCCGGCCAACGACAAAGAGCTCGACCCGCTGATCGAAGCCCGTTACGCACGGTTCGGGCCTTACCCGTTCTTGGCGTACTGGTTTGAGCTTTGGCGCGATTACGAGCGTCGTCACGGCGACGCCTGGACCTGGGAGCCCCGAACCACGGGTCGGAGTTTCACGGCGTCAAAACTGAAGTAA